The following coding sequences lie in one Nonomuraea muscovyensis genomic window:
- a CDS encoding ribose-phosphate diphosphokinase, translating into MRDITVFSGSAHPELAEEICAHLGTPLHPVQINRFANDVLEVQLQANCRERDVFLIQPLVPPVQEHLVELLLMLDAARGASAARTTVVLPHYAFARSDKKDAPRISIGARLVADLMVTAGASRVLAMTLHSPQVHGFFSVPVDHLHALRELAGHFRRYDLSNTVVVSPDLGNAKEAAAFARLLGTQVAMGAKQRFSDDRVVISSVIGDVAGKDVIILDDEIAKGSTVIELLDRLRERGVNSVRIACTHGLFAGGAIERLSALPEVTEIVCTNTVPPPKPSDKLTVLSIAPALAEAMRRIHDGESVSALFTTP; encoded by the coding sequence GTGCGTGACATCACGGTTTTCAGCGGAAGCGCCCACCCCGAGCTCGCCGAGGAGATCTGCGCCCACCTCGGGACGCCCCTCCATCCCGTCCAGATCAACCGTTTCGCCAACGACGTCCTGGAGGTCCAGCTCCAGGCCAACTGCCGCGAACGCGACGTCTTCCTCATCCAGCCCCTGGTTCCGCCGGTCCAGGAACACCTGGTCGAGCTGCTGCTCATGCTCGACGCCGCGCGCGGCGCGTCCGCCGCCCGGACCACCGTGGTTCTCCCGCACTATGCCTTCGCCAGATCAGACAAAAAGGACGCACCGCGCATCTCGATCGGGGCGCGGCTGGTCGCCGACCTGATGGTGACGGCGGGCGCCAGCCGGGTGCTGGCGATGACGCTCCACTCGCCGCAGGTGCACGGCTTCTTCAGCGTCCCCGTCGACCACCTGCACGCCCTGCGCGAGCTGGCCGGCCACTTCCGCCGGTACGACCTGTCGAACACCGTCGTCGTCTCCCCCGACCTGGGCAACGCCAAGGAGGCCGCGGCCTTCGCCCGGCTGCTCGGCACGCAGGTGGCGATGGGCGCCAAGCAGCGTTTCAGCGACGACCGCGTGGTGATCAGCTCGGTGATCGGCGACGTCGCGGGCAAGGATGTGATCATCCTGGACGACGAGATCGCCAAGGGCAGCACGGTCATCGAGCTGCTCGACCGGCTGCGCGAGCGCGGCGTCAACTCGGTGCGCATCGCCTGCACCCACGGCCTGTTCGCCGGCGGCGCGATCGAACGGCTGAGCGCGTTGCCCGAGGTCACGGAGATCGTGTGCACCAACACGGTGCCGCCGCCCAAGCCGAGCGACAAGCTCACGGTCCTGTCGATCGCCCCCGCCCTGGCCGAGGCCATGCGCCGCATCCACGACGGCGAGTCGGTGAGCGCCCTGTTCACCACTCCCTGA
- a CDS encoding M50 family metallopeptidase, which translates to MTTDAGDLLRARPAVRPDLTIGPAMIDGNRIRHHLRIGDRERLLGVGAKEWFVIARLDGSTTLAEIGAAYAAEYGRRMDEAGWRQVLRVLADNGLLAGVPEPPAGPDAPRPSRWRTLMSYRFPVTDPDRLLERLAAATPWLFARAVVLPLAVLVTASLAGVLVALPELSEALRAGWRDGPVIAAAIPLVWASVVIHEVAHGLTCKHFGGKAPEIGVMWRFPILAPYCRTEGLQFFTRPAHRVYTAFAGIFAGLVVILPFWPVWLLAEPGGRASRLAAVMLVGGTLVAVFNLVPFFRLDGYFMLTYALNIADLRSASWEYLRQRRRAWRGGGAEPYPRGLALVYGTYGVASLLFGSAVAVVTLWSWYALLRPLVGDVAAVLVPAATAVLALSVALVAGRAQRRTGAGAARGRQT; encoded by the coding sequence GCCGTGCGGCCGGATCTGACGATCGGCCCGGCGATGATCGACGGCAACCGGATCCGCCACCACCTCCGGATCGGCGACCGGGAACGCCTGCTGGGCGTGGGCGCCAAGGAGTGGTTCGTCATCGCCCGGCTGGACGGAAGCACCACGCTGGCCGAGATCGGGGCCGCGTACGCGGCGGAGTACGGCAGGCGGATGGACGAGGCCGGCTGGCGGCAGGTGCTCCGCGTGCTGGCCGACAACGGGTTGTTGGCCGGCGTCCCGGAGCCCCCGGCGGGACCGGACGCCCCTCGCCCTTCGAGGTGGCGGACGCTGATGTCCTACCGGTTCCCGGTGACCGACCCCGACAGGCTGCTGGAGCGGCTGGCCGCCGCCACGCCGTGGTTGTTCGCGCGGGCGGTGGTGCTGCCGCTGGCGGTCCTGGTCACCGCCTCGCTGGCCGGCGTGCTGGTCGCCCTGCCCGAGCTGTCGGAGGCGTTGCGGGCCGGATGGCGGGACGGGCCGGTGATCGCGGCGGCGATCCCCCTGGTGTGGGCGTCCGTCGTCATCCACGAGGTGGCGCACGGGCTGACCTGCAAGCACTTCGGTGGCAAGGCTCCGGAGATAGGCGTGATGTGGCGCTTTCCGATCCTGGCGCCCTACTGCCGGACCGAGGGGCTGCAGTTCTTCACCCGCCCGGCGCACCGGGTGTACACGGCGTTCGCGGGAATCTTCGCCGGGCTGGTGGTGATCCTGCCGTTCTGGCCGGTCTGGCTGCTCGCCGAACCGGGCGGGCGCGCCTCGCGGCTGGCGGCGGTCATGCTGGTGGGCGGCACTCTGGTCGCGGTGTTCAACCTGGTGCCGTTCTTCCGGCTGGACGGCTATTTCATGCTCACCTACGCGTTGAACATCGCCGATCTCCGCTCGGCCAGCTGGGAGTACCTGCGGCAGCGCCGTCGGGCATGGCGCGGCGGCGGCGCGGAACCGTACCCGCGCGGGCTCGCCCTCGTCTACGGCACGTACGGCGTGGCCTCCTTGCTGTTCGGGTCCGCCGTGGCCGTGGTCACGCTCTGGTCGTGGTACGCGCTGCTGCGGCCGCTGGTCGGCGACGTGGCAGCGGTCCTGGTGCCGGCCGCGACGGCCGTGCTCGCGCTGTCGGTCGCGCTGGTGGCGGGCAGAGCGCAGCGGCGGACCGGGGCGGGGGCGGCGCGAGGCCGGCAGACATGA
- a CDS encoding DUF1707 SHOCT-like domain-containing protein, with the protein MGESVPPDRMRAGDRDREVAIESLRAAFEEGRLDLAEFDARLSRASTAGTFGELERLVGDLPATPAQGAASRSVPRRAERPPRPRPAGATNVLRGGFAVVFLNFSVWLVLAVNQGFDRVHPWWIWVAAGWGAVLLGARTIRKQRAKRPGIDGTHRRAWDEGRS; encoded by the coding sequence GTGGGCGAGTCAGTGCCTCCGGACCGGATGCGCGCCGGCGACCGCGACCGCGAGGTGGCCATCGAGAGCCTGCGGGCGGCGTTCGAGGAGGGCCGGCTGGACCTGGCCGAGTTCGACGCCCGGCTGAGCCGTGCCAGCACGGCCGGCACGTTCGGCGAGCTGGAAAGGCTGGTCGGCGACCTGCCCGCGACGCCGGCGCAGGGGGCCGCGTCCCGGAGCGTCCCGCGCCGCGCCGAGCGCCCGCCCCGGCCCCGGCCCGCTGGGGCGACCAACGTGTTGCGCGGCGGATTCGCCGTCGTGTTCCTGAATTTCAGCGTCTGGCTGGTGCTGGCCGTGAACCAGGGGTTCGACCGGGTCCATCCCTGGTGGATCTGGGTGGCCGCCGGCTGGGGAGCGGTCCTGCTCGGCGCTCGGACGATCAGGAAGCAGCGCGCGAAGCGGCCGGGCATCGACGGGACGCACCGCCGCGCATGGGACGAAGGCAGGAGTTAG
- a CDS encoding GNAT family N-acetyltransferase, translating into MIRPRTGADLDACVQALAEVHAADRYPVDWPDTPARWLTPADLVRAWVAMEDGRVTGHVGLAEVEPDVAVSAGMSVAGAVTRLFVVPGARGGGLAARLLDAVLAEVSPLTLEVSDEGRAAIALYERHGWRRLGSTRARWLNAAGEPALLHHYLSP; encoded by the coding sequence GTGATCCGTCCCCGTACCGGCGCCGACCTCGACGCGTGCGTGCAGGCGCTCGCCGAGGTGCACGCCGCTGACCGCTACCCGGTCGACTGGCCCGACACCCCGGCGCGCTGGCTGACGCCCGCCGACCTCGTGCGGGCCTGGGTCGCGATGGAGGACGGCCGCGTCACGGGTCACGTGGGGCTGGCGGAGGTCGAGCCGGACGTCGCCGTGTCGGCCGGCATGTCTGTCGCCGGTGCCGTGACGCGCCTGTTCGTGGTGCCCGGCGCGCGGGGCGGCGGGCTCGCGGCCCGCTTGCTCGACGCCGTGCTGGCGGAGGTCTCCCCGCTGACGTTGGAGGTGTCCGACGAGGGCCGGGCCGCCATCGCCCTGTACGAGCGGCACGGCTGGCGGCGCCTCGGCAGCACCCGCGCCCGCTGGCTCAACGCCGCCGGAGAGCCCGCCCTGCTGCACCACTACCTGAGCCCGTAA
- a CDS encoding SDR family NAD(P)-dependent oxidoreductase, whose translation MADTRLRGRVVLVTGGGGGIGAAISRAFAAEGARVAVHGVAETPPPPGVTWEHVTPPPDRAEALAAELGDAIAVQADLRESGAPPRLFDEVESRLGPVDVLVNNAAHCESPDTIDTVTAPALRRAYQVNAIAPALLIAELVRRRPAGGVPCVVNISTDAARAFPGQLGYGTSKAALEALTRAAALDLAATGIRVNAVAPGPVQTGWMDAAAEERVRSIVPMGRVGEPADVADAVVFLASHQARWITGQVLQVAGGHAL comes from the coding sequence ATGGCCGACACGAGACTCAGGGGCAGGGTCGTGCTCGTCACCGGAGGCGGCGGGGGCATCGGCGCGGCGATCTCCCGGGCCTTCGCGGCCGAGGGGGCTCGGGTGGCCGTGCACGGCGTCGCGGAGACCCCGCCGCCTCCAGGCGTGACGTGGGAACACGTCACGCCCCCGCCGGACCGGGCCGAGGCGCTGGCCGCCGAGCTGGGCGACGCCATCGCCGTCCAGGCCGACCTGCGGGAGTCCGGCGCGCCGCCGCGGCTGTTCGACGAGGTCGAGAGCCGGCTCGGCCCGGTGGACGTGCTGGTGAACAACGCCGCGCACTGCGAGAGCCCCGACACGATCGACACGGTCACCGCCCCGGCGTTGCGGCGCGCCTACCAGGTGAACGCCATCGCCCCGGCCCTGCTGATCGCCGAGCTCGTACGGCGGCGCCCGGCCGGCGGCGTCCCGTGCGTGGTGAACATCTCGACCGACGCCGCCCGCGCGTTCCCCGGCCAGCTCGGCTACGGGACGTCCAAGGCCGCCCTGGAGGCGCTGACCCGGGCGGCCGCGCTCGACCTGGCCGCCACGGGCATCCGGGTCAACGCGGTGGCCCCCGGGCCGGTGCAGACCGGGTGGATGGACGCCGCCGCGGAGGAGCGGGTCCGCTCGATCGTGCCCATGGGGCGGGTGGGCGAGCCGGCGGACGTCGCCGACGCGGTGGTGTTCCTCGCCTCGCACCAGGCGCGCTGGATCACCGGCCAGGTGCTGCAGGTGGCCGGGGGCCACGCGCTCTGA
- a CDS encoding MarR family winged helix-turn-helix transcriptional regulator, with protein MTAMAPTRTETDLSFLLDHTSHVLRTQMTAALAEIGLTPRMHCVLVHALEEERTQIQLAELGDMDKTTMVVTVDALEKAGYAERRPSSTDRRARIVAVTEAGAAVAQRSQEIVDGVHRASLGALPDDEREVLVRALNRLAGGHLATPAETSQGARRARERAR; from the coding sequence ATGACGGCGATGGCTCCCACGCGTACCGAAACGGATCTGTCCTTCCTGCTCGACCACACCAGCCACGTGCTGCGCACCCAGATGACGGCGGCGCTCGCCGAGATCGGCCTGACGCCGCGCATGCACTGCGTGCTGGTCCACGCCCTGGAGGAGGAACGCACCCAGATCCAGCTCGCCGAGCTGGGCGACATGGACAAGACCACGATGGTCGTGACCGTGGACGCGCTGGAGAAGGCCGGGTACGCCGAGCGCCGCCCGTCCAGCACGGACAGGCGGGCGCGGATCGTCGCGGTCACGGAGGCGGGCGCGGCCGTCGCCCAGCGCAGCCAGGAGATCGTGGACGGCGTGCACCGGGCGAGCCTCGGCGCGCTGCCCGACGACGAGCGCGAGGTCCTGGTGCGTGCCCTGAACCGCCTGGCCGGCGGGCATCTCGCCACCCCCGCCGAGACCTCCCAGGGGGCTCGCCGGGCACGGGAGCGCGCACGTTAG
- a CDS encoding RICIN domain-containing protein, whose protein sequence is MDENAWPDPHAARDIPEFLAAMRQIKAASNLSYRGLAEQAAAAGESLPISTLSSTLSRESMPSPEVVRALVRACGGSVGTAESWLAARARLAMAMASGPAVVAAGRAAEPVVPQAEPAASRAEPAAPQAGPGSSPRWRPGVLGLASIAVIGLVLVASWAFGPQGRSATSGGSGPSAAAYAASSTAPSAERDGRYRLRVAHSGLCVGEGPELLKGSERIVLGQHDCAVAKPAIILEPTAEGLFRIQLDHPTNGIGCATVDLGGRGPRLLISGSTCDPDRPDQRFRLEAVDTVRGGHLLRSASGPAYCIGVHQASKEPGMQLIQDRCTRGAHQVFTLDPRQR, encoded by the coding sequence ATGGATGAGAACGCCTGGCCGGATCCCCATGCCGCACGCGACATCCCCGAGTTCCTCGCCGCGATGCGGCAGATCAAGGCCGCCAGCAATCTGTCCTATCGCGGGTTGGCCGAGCAGGCGGCGGCGGCCGGCGAGTCGCTGCCCATCTCCACCTTGTCCTCGACGCTGAGCCGGGAGAGCATGCCGAGTCCCGAGGTCGTGCGCGCCCTCGTCCGGGCCTGCGGGGGTAGCGTCGGGACGGCGGAGTCGTGGCTGGCCGCGCGCGCACGCCTGGCCATGGCCATGGCTTCCGGGCCGGCCGTCGTCGCGGCCGGGCGAGCGGCCGAACCGGTGGTCCCCCAAGCCGAACCGGCTGCCAGCCGAGCCGAACCGGCGGCTCCCCAGGCCGGGCCGGGTTCCTCGCCGCGATGGCGCCCAGGCGTCCTGGGCCTCGCGTCGATCGCCGTCATCGGTCTCGTCCTCGTGGCCTCGTGGGCCTTCGGCCCGCAAGGCCGCTCGGCGACCTCGGGCGGCTCGGGCCCCTCGGCGGCCGCCTACGCCGCTTCGTCGACCGCCCCGTCGGCCGAGCGGGACGGCCGTTACCGATTACGGGTCGCGCACAGCGGATTGTGCGTGGGCGAGGGCCCCGAACTGCTCAAGGGATCCGAGCGGATCGTGCTCGGGCAGCACGACTGCGCCGTCGCGAAGCCTGCGATCATCCTCGAACCGACGGCGGAAGGCCTCTTCCGGATCCAACTCGACCATCCGACGAACGGCATCGGATGCGCGACCGTGGACCTCGGCGGGCGAGGTCCACGCCTCCTGATCTCCGGCTCCACCTGCGACCCCGACCGTCCCGACCAGAGATTCAGGCTGGAGGCGGTCGACACCGTCAGGGGTGGACATCTCCTGCGCTCCGCGTCCGGTCCCGCGTACTGCATCGGTGTCCACCAGGCCAGCAAGGAGCCGGGAATGCAGCTCATCCAGGATCGCTGTACCCGGGGGGCGCACCAGGTGTTCACCCTCGACCCCCGTCAGCGGTGA
- a CDS encoding LmbU family transcriptional regulator — translation MTIMRVMSVDQLLEAENQASGRGKPLRRPARDRLGVGSAAATRRASLRLPPRLPIEEWRRIGAQIGLISDASKWWLGDWLVYGQTEYPDRYLQAIERTSLDYQTLRNYAWVARKFDVGRRRPGLSVQHHVEVAALPEPDQDRWLTEAETHRWSRNELRRRIRGEAATETGRPGRTRAPAVSVKPSAEQRERWEEAATKVNRDLASWMVHVLDEAAGQDRPG, via the coding sequence ATGACAATCATGCGGGTGATGTCGGTCGACCAGCTTCTCGAAGCGGAGAACCAGGCCTCCGGCCGCGGCAAGCCTCTCCGCCGGCCGGCGCGAGACCGGCTGGGCGTCGGCTCGGCGGCGGCGACCAGACGGGCGAGCCTGCGGCTTCCCCCGCGTCTGCCGATCGAGGAGTGGCGGCGGATCGGCGCGCAGATCGGTCTGATCTCGGACGCGTCGAAGTGGTGGCTGGGTGACTGGCTCGTCTACGGCCAGACCGAGTACCCGGACCGTTACCTCCAGGCCATCGAGCGGACCTCGCTGGACTACCAGACGCTACGGAACTACGCATGGGTGGCCCGCAAGTTCGACGTCGGACGGCGGCGGCCTGGACTCAGCGTGCAGCACCATGTGGAGGTGGCCGCCCTGCCCGAGCCCGACCAGGACCGGTGGCTGACCGAGGCCGAGACACATCGCTGGTCGCGGAACGAACTCCGAAGGCGCATCAGAGGCGAGGCCGCCACGGAAACGGGCCGGCCGGGCCGCACCCGGGCGCCGGCCGTCAGCGTCAAGCCGTCGGCGGAACAGCGCGAACGCTGGGAGGAGGCCGCCACCAAGGTCAATCGTGACCTGGCGAGCTGGATGGTGCACGTCCTGGACGAGGCGGCCGGGCAGGACCGGCCAGGGTGA
- a CDS encoding ABC transporter ATP-binding protein, with product MSQASRSDEAVVTEGLEKRYGPDRYAVAGIDLCVRKGEVYGFLGRNGAGKTTTMRMLVGLARPTAGRIYFNGRLFDGRRPVARIGALIEEPKFYPHLSGRANLRLLSHYFGTSQRAIDGMLEQVELADRADSKVGGYSLGMKQRLGVAAALLGDPEILVLDEPTNGLDPAGMADMRGLVRSLCDAERTVLLSSHLLSEVEQVCDRVGIIHDGRLVAQGSLAEVLDAFGSGAKVVVAVDDVPRAAELVRGLPGVTGVTATEGLIEVGVTSQALVGTINRRLVTDGLAVTELRMSHRSLEDVFLGLTDRHDELSGATA from the coding sequence ATGAGCCAGGCGTCGAGGAGTGACGAGGCCGTGGTCACCGAGGGCTTGGAGAAGCGGTACGGCCCTGATCGGTACGCGGTGGCCGGCATCGACCTGTGCGTGCGCAAGGGGGAGGTGTACGGCTTTCTCGGCCGTAACGGTGCCGGGAAGACGACGACCATGCGCATGCTGGTCGGGCTGGCCAGGCCCACGGCGGGCCGGATCTACTTCAACGGCCGGCTCTTCGACGGGCGCAGGCCGGTGGCGAGGATCGGCGCGCTGATCGAGGAGCCGAAGTTCTACCCGCATCTGTCCGGCCGGGCGAACCTGCGGTTGCTCTCCCACTACTTCGGCACCTCTCAGCGGGCCATCGACGGCATGTTGGAGCAGGTGGAGCTGGCCGACCGGGCGGACTCGAAGGTCGGCGGCTACTCGCTGGGCATGAAGCAGCGTCTCGGCGTGGCCGCCGCCCTGCTGGGCGACCCGGAGATCCTCGTGCTGGACGAGCCGACCAACGGGCTCGACCCGGCCGGCATGGCCGACATGCGCGGGCTGGTGCGCAGCCTGTGCGACGCGGAACGCACGGTGCTGCTGTCCAGCCACCTGCTGAGCGAGGTCGAGCAGGTCTGCGACCGGGTCGGCATCATCCACGACGGCCGGCTGGTCGCCCAGGGCAGCCTGGCGGAGGTGCTCGACGCGTTCGGCTCCGGCGCCAAGGTGGTGGTCGCCGTGGACGACGTGCCGCGCGCGGCCGAACTCGTCCGTGGGCTGCCCGGCGTCACGGGCGTGACGGCGACGGAGGGGCTGATCGAGGTGGGCGTCACGTCACAGGCGCTGGTGGGCACGATCAACCGGCGACTCGTGACGGACGGGCTCGCGGTGACGGAGCTGCGGATGTCGCACCGTTCGCTGGAGGACGTGTTCCTCGGCCTGACCGACCGTCACGACGAGCTCTCGGGAGCCACCGCATGA
- a CDS encoding ABC transporter permease — protein MIAHSLRAELFGLRRRPSMWILGGFWAFQIVFFAYAVFFVVYSVQGDSMTAAQAESALRQLLPASVHHKVLGSLPLYGGPVMLIIGVLVAGSDYRWGILQTIISRTGERTGFLLGRFAGMAVVMALISAGSLVLSVVCSAVVAAATGRPFAYPPVSGLLLFVPALALMTTAWGALGFLLGVLSRNPATAIAVGLLWTLGLENALGALAYAVPALDGVRHLMIGTNTGSLAHALGAPTVSEGGAPGVVDMASGPVAAAVLAGYVTVALAISLITFRRRDI, from the coding sequence ATGATCGCCCACAGCCTCCGCGCGGAGCTGTTCGGCCTGCGCCGCCGGCCCAGCATGTGGATCTTGGGAGGCTTCTGGGCCTTCCAGATCGTCTTCTTCGCGTACGCGGTGTTCTTCGTCGTCTACAGCGTTCAGGGCGACAGCATGACCGCCGCCCAGGCCGAGAGCGCGTTGCGGCAGTTGTTGCCCGCGAGCGTCCACCACAAGGTGCTGGGCTCGTTGCCGTTGTACGGCGGGCCGGTGATGCTGATCATCGGCGTGCTCGTCGCCGGGTCGGACTATCGCTGGGGCATCCTGCAGACGATCATCTCGCGCACCGGCGAGCGCACCGGGTTCCTGCTCGGCCGGTTCGCCGGGATGGCTGTGGTGATGGCTCTCATCTCGGCCGGTTCGCTGGTTCTCAGCGTCGTGTGCAGCGCCGTCGTCGCCGCGGCGACCGGGCGACCCTTCGCGTATCCGCCGGTCTCCGGACTGCTGCTCTTCGTGCCCGCGTTGGCGCTGATGACCACCGCGTGGGGGGCGCTGGGCTTCCTGCTCGGCGTGCTCAGCCGCAACCCGGCGACCGCCATCGCGGTCGGCCTCCTCTGGACGCTCGGCCTGGAGAACGCGCTGGGGGCGCTCGCGTACGCCGTGCCCGCGCTGGACGGCGTGCGTCATCTCATGATCGGCACCAACACGGGGTCGCTCGCCCACGCGCTCGGGGCGCCGACGGTCTCCGAAGGGGGCGCGCCCGGCGTGGTCGACATGGCGAGCGGGCCGGTGGCGGCCGCCGTGCTCGCCGGGTACGTGACGGTCGCGCTGGCGATCAGTCTGATCACGTTCCGGCGCCGGGACATCTAG
- a CDS encoding MFS transporter has product MSYARNSRWTALGVLSAAGLMTILDGSIVTVAMPAIQKDLGFSAAELSWTINAYLIPFGGLLLLAGRLGDLIGRRTMFLAGNAVFTAASLLAGAATGPGLLIAARFLQGVGSALASAVVLGILVTLFTDPVERGKAIAIFSFTGAAGASIGQVLGGVLTDALSWPWIFFINAPIGAVTVALALRALPADRGIGLAAGADIAGAALVTTGLMLGIYTVVKVEEHGWLSTHTLGLGAVSLALLAAFVARQATAKEPLMPLRILRSRNVAGANLAQMLSLSGMFAFQILVALYMQRVVGYGALETGLAMLPAAVGIGSISLFVSARLSARFGARAVLVAGLALLVAAMLLLTRIPVNADYVTHLLPAMVLISGGGLVLPALATLGMSGARESDAGLASGLFNTTQQVGMAIGVAVLSTMAASRSGELLAAGAGQAAALTGGYRLAFAISAGLLLAALAVALLVLRRPAPAGPVAAADRPAQEEHGFTGSGSAGSTPR; this is encoded by the coding sequence ATGTCGTACGCACGAAACTCGCGCTGGACCGCACTCGGCGTGCTGTCCGCGGCGGGACTGATGACGATCCTGGACGGCAGCATCGTGACGGTGGCGATGCCCGCCATCCAGAAGGACCTGGGCTTCTCGGCCGCCGAGCTGAGCTGGACCATCAACGCCTACCTGATCCCCTTCGGCGGGTTGCTGCTCCTGGCGGGGAGGCTGGGCGACCTGATCGGGCGGCGGACGATGTTCCTGGCCGGGAACGCGGTCTTCACGGCCGCCTCCCTGCTGGCGGGCGCGGCGACCGGGCCCGGCCTGCTGATCGCCGCCCGGTTCCTGCAGGGCGTCGGCAGCGCGCTGGCCTCCGCCGTGGTCCTGGGCATCCTGGTGACGCTGTTCACCGACCCCGTCGAGCGGGGCAAGGCAATCGCGATCTTCAGCTTCACCGGGGCGGCGGGCGCGTCGATCGGCCAGGTGCTGGGCGGCGTCCTGACCGACGCGCTGAGCTGGCCGTGGATCTTCTTCATCAACGCGCCGATCGGGGCCGTCACCGTCGCGCTGGCGCTGCGGGCCCTGCCCGCCGACCGCGGGATCGGCCTGGCGGCAGGCGCCGACATCGCCGGGGCCGCGCTGGTGACCACGGGACTGATGCTGGGCATCTACACGGTGGTCAAGGTCGAGGAGCACGGCTGGCTGTCCACCCACACCCTCGGCCTCGGGGCGGTGTCGCTGGCCCTGCTGGCCGCGTTCGTGGCGCGACAGGCGACGGCCAAGGAGCCGCTCATGCCGCTGCGGATCCTGCGCTCACGCAACGTGGCCGGCGCGAACCTCGCCCAGATGCTGAGCCTGTCGGGGATGTTCGCCTTCCAGATCCTCGTCGCGCTCTACATGCAGCGGGTCGTGGGTTACGGCGCCCTGGAGACCGGCCTGGCGATGCTCCCGGCCGCGGTGGGCATCGGCTCGATCTCCCTGTTCGTCTCGGCCCGGCTCAGCGCCCGCTTCGGCGCCCGCGCCGTCCTGGTGGCCGGCCTGGCGCTGCTCGTCGCGGCGATGCTGCTGCTCACGCGCATCCCGGTGAACGCCGACTACGTCACCCACCTGCTCCCTGCGATGGTGCTGATCTCGGGCGGCGGGCTGGTGCTGCCGGCGCTGGCCACGCTGGGCATGTCCGGCGCCCGGGAGAGCGACGCGGGGCTGGCCTCCGGGCTGTTCAACACCACCCAGCAGGTCGGCATGGCCATCGGCGTGGCGGTGCTGTCCACGATGGCCGCCTCGCGTTCCGGGGAGCTGCTGGCCGCCGGAGCCGGCCAGGCGGCCGCGCTGACCGGCGGGTACCGGCTGGCGTTCGCCATCTCCGCCGGGCTGCTGCTCGCGGCGCTCGCCGTGGCGCTCCTCGTCCTGCGCCGGCCCGCCCCCGCCGGCCCGGTCGCCGCCGCCGACCGGCCCGCCCAGGAGGAGCACGGCTTCACAGGCAGCGGGTCAGCCGGGTCAACGCCTCGGTGA